From Halodesulfovibrio aestuarii DSM 17919 = ATCC 29578, the proteins below share one genomic window:
- the ffh gene encoding signal recognition particle protein, with protein sequence MFETLSDRLNGVFEKFSGQKTLNDENVQAGLREVRLALLEADVNFKVVKEFVARVGEKCLGQDVLKGVDPAQQVIKIVHDELVELLGGDTTELNISGSKPAVIMMVGLQGSGKTTSSAKLANLLRKQNKKPFLVPADVYRPAAIDQLQTLAKQLGIPAYNSTPDMNPVDIASAALAEAKEQEYDVVLIDTAGRLHIDEQLMEELATIKRNVTPQEILFVADAMTGQDAVTVAESFNEQLEISGVVLTKMDGDARGGAALSIKSVTGKSVKFVGMGEKLSEMEIFHPDRIAGRILGMGDVLTLVEKAQAEVSEKEAEEMARKMQKAEFDFEDFRTQMRRMKKIGSLDSILKMIPGMGALKNKLGDLNIPDSELNRIEAIINSMTNQERRNPQLINQSRKERIAKGCGLKLKDVNDLIKSFTQMRQMMKQMMGGGKGKKGKFPKLPGLGGLGGGEMPDMNALGGMGGMPGMGGLPGMGGLPGMGGLPGMGMDDSSGPTKKELQKKRDARKKEKKKKKLGRKKK encoded by the coding sequence ATGTTTGAGACCTTATCTGACAGATTAAACGGTGTATTTGAAAAGTTCAGTGGTCAAAAGACCTTGAACGATGAAAACGTACAGGCTGGCCTGAGAGAAGTGCGCCTTGCACTGCTCGAAGCAGACGTTAACTTTAAAGTCGTAAAAGAATTTGTCGCCCGTGTTGGCGAAAAATGTCTTGGCCAGGATGTACTGAAAGGTGTCGACCCTGCTCAGCAGGTAATCAAGATAGTACATGATGAACTGGTTGAACTGCTTGGTGGTGACACTACTGAGTTGAATATCTCCGGTTCAAAACCGGCAGTCATTATGATGGTCGGTCTGCAGGGGTCTGGTAAAACGACCTCCTCTGCAAAGCTTGCCAACTTATTGCGTAAGCAAAACAAAAAGCCGTTCCTTGTTCCGGCTGACGTTTACCGCCCTGCTGCTATTGACCAGTTACAAACACTGGCAAAACAGCTCGGTATTCCTGCGTACAACTCTACGCCGGATATGAATCCGGTAGACATCGCATCCGCCGCTCTTGCTGAAGCAAAAGAGCAGGAATACGATGTCGTACTCATTGATACCGCAGGTCGTTTGCACATAGACGAACAGCTGATGGAAGAACTTGCGACAATTAAGCGCAATGTTACTCCGCAGGAAATCTTGTTCGTAGCTGATGCTATGACCGGTCAGGATGCTGTAACTGTTGCTGAATCGTTCAACGAACAACTTGAAATTTCTGGTGTAGTACTCACCAAAATGGATGGTGATGCACGTGGTGGTGCAGCTCTTTCCATTAAATCCGTAACCGGCAAATCCGTTAAATTTGTCGGTATGGGTGAAAAACTTTCTGAGATGGAAATTTTCCATCCGGACCGTATCGCAGGTCGCATTCTTGGAATGGGCGACGTGCTTACGCTCGTTGAAAAAGCGCAAGCTGAAGTAAGCGAAAAAGAAGCCGAAGAAATGGCTCGCAAGATGCAGAAAGCGGAATTCGACTTTGAAGATTTCCGTACACAGATGCGCCGCATGAAAAAAATCGGCTCTCTGGACAGCATCTTGAAAATGATTCCGGGCATGGGTGCACTTAAGAACAAACTTGGTGACCTCAATATTCCGGACAGCGAACTGAATCGCATTGAGGCTATTATCAACTCAATGACGAATCAGGAACGCCGCAATCCGCAACTCATCAATCAGAGTCGTAAAGAACGTATTGCTAAAGGTTGTGGTCTTAAACTCAAAGACGTTAACGACCTTATCAAAAGCTTCACGCAAATGCGCCAGATGATGAAACAAATGATGGGTGGCGGTAAGGGTAAAAAAGGCAAATTCCCTAAACTTCCAGGATTGGGCGGTTTAGGTGGCGGCGAAATGCCTGATATGAATGCTCTTGGCGGCATGGGCGGCATGCCTGGCATGGGTGGCTTACCAGGAATGGG
- a CDS encoding DUF6765 family protein, producing the protein MQVDMHYYGTYTLARVAGLDRETSELIATASQFVDDNTSAGTIRFSDGGQMTLTATGHHFEHTKNLSSTAQRNIWIPFHFLPGGLGNTFTERLICKKNSATAAEMVDNHLGLSHKSFAPLLIGITAHVLADTFSHHNFSGASSRKNDIDQATITIMEPKNELTPLAEDRMRFFERFECLQPNIRVISEEELMGTLGHGAAASYPDLPYLTWSYKTATNPTQTVRRYNPDDFMEAAEALYSLFVQFAELRPNLTEMQPVPFDRIQDSLAIIFASPGNKHQRSGFWQFAMAQGIFLEGRQEEIPPYKGQMWKNSCEECASCPDCALITEMDVFKFYQAATIHKTYVLQELLPAHDISAY; encoded by the coding sequence ATGCAAGTTGATATGCATTATTACGGGACATACACTTTAGCACGAGTTGCTGGGCTTGACCGAGAAACTTCTGAATTAATTGCAACTGCCTCCCAATTTGTTGATGACAATACCTCAGCAGGTACCATCCGCTTTTCTGATGGTGGACAGATGACACTTACCGCTACAGGGCACCATTTTGAACATACTAAAAACCTCTCATCAACCGCGCAGCGCAACATATGGATCCCCTTTCATTTCCTTCCCGGCGGCTTAGGAAATACTTTCACTGAACGGCTCATATGTAAAAAAAACAGTGCGACTGCCGCAGAAATGGTCGACAACCATCTAGGTCTTTCACACAAATCATTCGCTCCGCTACTCATAGGCATAACCGCGCACGTGCTTGCGGACACATTCTCCCATCATAATTTTTCCGGTGCGAGTTCTCGTAAGAACGACATAGACCAAGCTACCATTACAATAATGGAGCCCAAAAACGAACTTACCCCCCTTGCAGAAGACCGGATGCGATTCTTTGAGCGCTTCGAATGTCTTCAGCCGAATATCAGAGTCATTTCGGAAGAAGAGCTTATGGGAACCCTTGGGCACGGTGCTGCCGCGTCGTACCCTGATCTGCCATACCTTACATGGTCATACAAAACGGCAACAAATCCGACTCAAACGGTGCGACGATATAATCCGGACGATTTTATGGAAGCCGCAGAGGCACTCTATTCGCTTTTTGTGCAATTCGCCGAACTAAGACCAAATCTAACAGAAATGCAGCCTGTACCATTCGACCGAATTCAAGACTCACTGGCGATAATTTTTGCAAGTCCGGGCAACAAGCATCAACGTTCCGGATTTTGGCAATTTGCAATGGCGCAGGGAATTTTCCTAGAAGGAAGACAGGAAGAAATTCCTCCTTACAAAGGGCAAATGTGGAAAAATAGCTGTGAAGAGTGTGCAAGCTGTCCAGACTGTGCTCTCATCACTGAAATGGATGTCTTTAAATTTTATCAAGCAGCTACAATACATAAAACATATGTGTTGCAGGAGCTATTGCCTGCCCATGACATCAGTGCCTACTAA
- a CDS encoding 3-phosphoshikimate 1-carboxyvinyltransferase encodes MTLVEEISELDLELLKLLARRSKLLKKTRRRKKEGAGTDSISNEKQIRLAWEESATKFSRDPRLVHQIFTLLQDIEFISRDDAEDQTSFGLAPNTQPVNVDITGPAALNPTQIWIALAAANGVECNLTGISTAHPVSDIVKAFNQAGARLSWKGNDLYCKESKALDFADKVIFAGNSEFNVYLLALQAAANHGILKLTGGSTLKDADLSAFRNFLPQLGARIAHVVPRSNGLPVRLECSGVIPETVVIPETLSEKAIVATLVAATTWGMRVTLDLSQNEATTNALAIVTPIFESAGIEYVLEGTNLTVLPEEPDFPVYPAITMDPTICASLLAYPAFAGGKVTLRGTWPKDTAEGEAVVSLLQSVGLTVTVKPDSIVTVKPERGHSTDPVDIQNLPESYFPLAMALTCIKAASTKSPVKLPAAPAATSLEVIESFAAQANMLLDDDKVHPNADIPHAKVWTSPDAFWTMALGQLAFINRPLQLANPGSITDLMPTFWMFYNTLPEPSMVRKPREEMSGDKPKRRRVFADNNSRGRNAD; translated from the coding sequence ATGACCCTAGTTGAAGAAATTTCTGAACTTGATCTTGAGCTTTTAAAACTGTTGGCTCGCCGATCAAAGCTTCTCAAAAAAACCCGCCGTCGCAAAAAAGAAGGTGCGGGTACTGACTCTATTTCAAATGAAAAGCAAATTCGTCTGGCATGGGAAGAATCTGCCACAAAATTCAGCAGAGACCCTCGTCTCGTCCACCAGATATTCACCCTGCTACAAGATATTGAGTTTATCTCCCGTGACGACGCTGAAGACCAGACCAGCTTCGGCCTTGCACCTAATACACAGCCCGTAAATGTTGACATTACAGGCCCTGCTGCATTGAATCCGACTCAAATATGGATTGCTCTCGCTGCTGCTAACGGCGTTGAATGCAACCTGACCGGAATCTCCACTGCTCATCCTGTATCTGATATTGTTAAAGCCTTTAACCAAGCTGGAGCACGTCTAAGCTGGAAAGGTAATGACCTCTACTGCAAAGAATCCAAGGCATTGGATTTTGCAGACAAAGTTATCTTTGCCGGAAACAGCGAATTCAACGTTTACCTTCTTGCACTTCAGGCTGCTGCCAACCATGGCATCCTCAAGCTGACTGGTGGCTCTACTCTGAAGGATGCAGATCTTTCCGCGTTCCGCAACTTTCTACCACAGCTTGGTGCACGTATCGCACACGTTGTACCTCGCTCCAACGGCTTACCTGTACGTCTTGAGTGCTCCGGAGTTATTCCGGAAACTGTTGTTATTCCGGAAACACTTTCCGAAAAGGCAATCGTTGCCACTCTGGTAGCTGCAACAACATGGGGCATGAGAGTTACTCTCGATCTTTCTCAGAACGAAGCTACAACCAATGCTCTTGCTATTGTTACTCCTATCTTCGAATCTGCCGGCATAGAGTATGTACTTGAAGGTACCAACCTTACAGTTCTTCCAGAAGAACCAGATTTTCCAGTATACCCTGCGATCACTATGGATCCAACAATCTGTGCAAGCCTTCTTGCCTACCCTGCATTCGCAGGCGGTAAAGTAACCCTGCGCGGAACATGGCCTAAAGACACAGCTGAGGGCGAAGCCGTTGTTTCCCTGCTCCAGTCTGTTGGCCTCACTGTAACGGTTAAACCTGACAGCATAGTTACAGTTAAGCCAGAACGCGGTCATTCAACCGATCCAGTAGACATACAAAACCTGCCTGAAAGCTACTTCCCGCTAGCTATGGCACTGACCTGTATCAAAGCTGCATCCACAAAAAGCCCTGTCAAACTTCCTGCTGCTCCTGCTGCCACCTCTCTTGAAGTTATCGAAAGCTTTGCAGCACAGGCCAACATGCTTCTTGACGATGATAAAGTGCATCCTAATGCGGACATTCCTCACGCTAAAGTGTGGACAAGCCCTGATGCTTTCTGGACCATGGCACTTGGACAGCTTGCGTTCATAAACCGCCCGCTCCAGCTTGCTAACCCAGGCAGCATTACTGATCTGATGCCTACATTCTGGATGTTCTACAACACACTTCCAGAACCGAGTATGGTTCGTAAGCCCAGGGAGGAAATGAGTGGAGACAAGCCAAAAAGACGTAGAGTCTTTGCCGACAACAATTCAAGAGGTCGAAACGCTGATTAA
- a CDS encoding pyridoxal phosphate-dependent aminotransferase, with amino-acid sequence MQLLSSQITGFMENSSWIRKMFESGIALKKQYGEDAVCDFSLGNPDVPTPAMVGEILHDLAKETSAPFTFGYMPNGGFPWARQIIADLIKKEQGVELTADDTVLTCGAAGAMNAFFRAVMEPGDEVLAVAPFFVEYGFYASNHQATFRTVMAKPDTFELDIDAIDAAITSNTRALIINSPNNPTGAVYTKEEIMKLAAVLEKHNKSNNRPIFLISDEPYRFLAFDGIDVPSVLPLYDYAVVISSFSKNLSMAGERVGYIAVTPRMDSRQQLINGLMLTNRILGFVNPPVVGQHMLKAALETQVDPSIYEKRRDAMAKVLADAGYDFHIPKGAFYFFPKAPGGDDVAFCNRLMEEKILAVPGTGFGGPGYFRLTFCVEEEVINRSAEGFKRAIKSVA; translated from the coding sequence ATGCAACTTCTTTCCTCCCAAATTACCGGATTCATGGAAAACTCTTCATGGATCAGAAAAATGTTTGAATCCGGAATTGCTCTGAAAAAACAATACGGTGAAGATGCAGTATGCGACTTCAGCCTTGGCAACCCGGACGTTCCGACACCTGCAATGGTAGGCGAAATTCTTCACGACCTTGCAAAAGAGACCTCAGCACCATTCACCTTTGGCTATATGCCAAACGGCGGTTTTCCATGGGCGCGCCAGATCATTGCCGATCTGATCAAGAAAGAACAAGGGGTTGAGCTGACCGCTGACGATACCGTGCTCACCTGCGGCGCGGCCGGTGCCATGAATGCATTTTTTCGCGCAGTAATGGAACCGGGAGACGAAGTTCTTGCAGTTGCGCCTTTCTTTGTTGAATACGGCTTCTACGCTTCTAACCATCAGGCAACATTCCGGACAGTTATGGCCAAGCCGGACACTTTTGAACTGGATATAGACGCTATTGATGCTGCAATCACCTCCAATACACGCGCCCTTATTATTAACTCACCAAACAACCCTACTGGCGCGGTGTACACCAAAGAAGAGATTATGAAGCTTGCTGCGGTACTTGAGAAACATAATAAATCAAACAACCGCCCTATCTTCCTTATTTCTGACGAACCTTATCGCTTCCTCGCATTTGACGGAATTGATGTACCAAGCGTCCTGCCTCTGTATGATTACGCAGTTGTTATCTCATCCTTCTCCAAAAATCTTTCCATGGCAGGAGAACGGGTAGGCTACATTGCAGTAACGCCGCGCATGGACTCACGACAGCAGCTTATCAATGGTCTGATGCTTACAAACCGCATTCTCGGTTTTGTAAACCCTCCTGTTGTCGGCCAGCACATGCTTAAAGCCGCTCTCGAAACGCAGGTCGATCCCTCTATTTACGAAAAACGCCGTGACGCCATGGCAAAGGTTCTTGCAGATGCAGGGTATGACTTCCATATTCCCAAAGGTGCATTTTACTTCTTCCCTAAAGCACCGGGGGGAGACGATGTGGCATTCTGCAATCGCCTTATGGAAGAAAAAATTCTTGCAGTACCAGGAACAGGATTCGGTGGGCCGGGCTACTTCCGCCTCACATTCTGCGTAGAAGAAGAAGTCATCAACCGATCAGCAGAAGGCTTTAAGCGCGCGATTAAAAGCGTAGCATAA